In a genomic window of Lycium ferocissimum isolate CSIRO_LF1 chromosome 9, AGI_CSIRO_Lferr_CH_V1, whole genome shotgun sequence:
- the LOC132030880 gene encoding pollen receptor-like kinase 3 — MAAVPLILLLLLQTNSPKKHHHFLFHISIFFLTFLSNPHLSFSISEDEALIKFKQSLKNTTALDSSWHKGTSPCDKKKKWTRVQCHGNAVEGLLLGEAGLSGELDVGPLIALPGLRVLELANNSFSGTIPEFFLLGALKSLYIDGNLFSGEIPKDFFSKMGSLKKVWFARNKFSGPIPESLANLKYLIELHLENNEFSGHIPSFSQASLTSLDMSNNKLQGEIPQSMSKFGGDPFKGNTELCGQQLGKECNKGDTPQPQGTPWSNLKWIILGIVVSLLLVTILFRAKRKEDHFDKLGKENLDEGLHVASSNNRKSMSIRSKGGDSVRGSSRRAGSQAGGKAMGDLVLVNDEKGTFGLPDLMKAAAEVLGNGVLGSAYKAKMVNGMSVVVKRLREMNKMNRDVFDAEIRKLGKLRHRNILQLLAYHYRKEEKLLVSEYVPKGSLLYLLHGDRGVSHAELNWPTRLKIIQGVASGMCYLHSEFASYAVPHGNLKSSNVLLTEKYEPLLSDYAFYPLINNTQIVQSLFAYKAPEAIQNQQLSPKCDVYCLGIIILEILTGKFPSQYLNNQKGGTDVVQCVQSAITDQRESELIDPEIVSATDSIEQVVKLLHVGAACTVSDPDKRIDMKETLRRIEEISLI; from the exons ATGGCCGCCGTTCCCCTCatcctccttctccttcttcaaacAAACTCTCCCAAAAAACAccatcattttctttttcatatctccattttcttcctcacTTTTCTATCTAATCcacatctttctttctccatttcagAGGATGAGGCATTGATCAAATTCAAACAATCTCTAAAGAACACAACAGCTTTagattcatcttggcataaagGTACAAgtccatgtgacaaaaaaaagaaatggaCGCGTGTTCAATGCCATGGGAACGCGGTCGAAGGCCTCCTTTTAGGTGAAGCTGGCCTATCAGGAGAACTTGATGTTGGTCCATTGATTGCACTTCCAGGCCTGAGAGTTCTTGAACTTGCTAATAACTCATTTTCAGGAACAATCCCTGAATTTTTCTTGCTTGGTGCACTTAAGTCCCTTTATATAGATGGAAACCTATTTTCAGGAGAGATTCCTAAAGATTTCTTCTCCAAAATGGGATCTCTTAAAAAAGTTTGGTTTGcaagaaacaaattttcagGACCAATTCCTGAATCTTTGGCGAACTTGAAATACTTAATAGAACTTCATCttgaaaataatgaattttCAGGTCATATTCCATCTTTCTCACAAGCGAGTTTAACATCTCTTGATATGTCAAACAATAAATTACAAGGTGAAATTCCTCAAAGTATGTCGAAATTCGGTGGTGATCCCTTTAAAGGAAATACAGAATTATGTGGGCAACAACTAGggaaagaatgcaacaagggaGATACCCCTCAACCTCAAGGAACACCATGGTCTAATTTGAAATGGATAATTCTTGGTATAGTAGTTAGCCTTCTATTGGTGACGATTCTCTTTCGGGCCAAGCGCAAGGAAGATCATTTCGACAAGCTTGGGAAAGAGAATCTTGATGAGGGGTTGCACGTGGCAAGCTCGAATAATAGGAAGAGCATGAGCATTCGTAGCAAGGGAGGTGACTCGGTTCGTGGTTCATCACGAAGGGCTGGGTCCCAGGCTGGTGGGAAGGCTATGGGGGACCTCGTGTTGGTGAATGACGAAAAGGGTACGTTCGGGTTGCCTGATTTGATGAAGGCAGCTGCCGAGGTACTCGGGAACGGAGTATTAGGATCAGCTTACAAGGCAAAAATGGTAAATGGGATGTCTGTTGTGGTAAAAAGATTGAGAGagatgaataaaatgaataGGGATGTTTTTGATGCAGAAATCAGGAAACTTGGCAAGTTAAGGCACAGAAATATATTGCAACTATTGGCATATCATTacagaaaagaagagaaattattGGTATCTGAATATGTTCCCAAAGGCAGCCTATTATATCTATTACATG GTGATCGAGGGGTATCACACGCTGAGCTAAATTGGCCTACTCGCCTAAAAATCATCCAGGGAGTTGCTAGTGGAATGTGTTATCTTCATTCGGAGTTTGCATCGTATGCAGTGCCTCATGGAAATCTCAAGTCTAGCAACGTTCTACTAACCGAAAAATATGAACCACTTCTATCAGATTATGCCTTCTATCCACTAATCAACAACACGCAAATTGTTCAATCCCTTTTCGCTTATAAAGCGCCAGAAGCCATACAAAATCAACAACTCTCTCCAAAATGCGATGTCTATTGTCTTGGAATCATAATACTCGAGATCCTTACGGGGAAATTCCCTTCTCAGTATCTCAACAATCAAAAGGGTGGAACCGACGTTGTTCAATGTGTACAGTCAGCAATAACTGACCAAAGAGAATCCGAATTGATTGATCCAGAGATAGTGTCTGCAACAGATTCCATTGAACAAGTGGTGAAACTCCTTCATGTGGGAGCTGCTTGCACTGTAAGTGATCCGGATAAGAGGATTGACATGAAGGAAACATTAAGGAGGATAGAAGAGATAAGTTTAATTTGA